The Sphingobium aromaticiconvertens genome has a segment encoding these proteins:
- a CDS encoding VOC family protein, translating to MITMARFGTRDLECAKGFYDGIAPLLGAVRAYDRPGLVAYKSTDSAMLLIGKPFEGEASVGNGNQAGIQAPSRAVVDAVHAKALELGGKCEGKPGIRGDDPNGFYGAYFRDLDGNKLAVFRFGPPDA from the coding sequence ATGATTACTATGGCACGATTCGGTACACGCGATCTGGAATGCGCGAAGGGCTTTTATGACGGAATCGCACCGTTGCTCGGCGCCGTTCGTGCCTATGACCGGCCCGGTCTGGTGGCTTATAAGAGCACCGACAGCGCCATGCTGCTGATCGGCAAACCGTTCGAGGGTGAGGCCAGCGTGGGCAATGGCAATCAGGCCGGTATACAGGCACCCAGTCGCGCTGTGGTGGATGCGGTCCATGCAAAAGCGCTGGAGCTTGGCGGCAAATGCGAAGGCAAGCCGGGCATCCGCGGTGATGATCCGAACGGTTTCTATGGCGCCTATTTCCGGGATCTGGACGGCAACAAGCTGGCGGTCTTCCGCTTCGGTCCGCCGGACGCCTGA
- a CDS encoding SDR family NAD(P)-dependent oxidoreductase produces MDTGLAGTVAIVTGATANIGRAIILGLATEGAAVIAVGRDRAAGEKLVMLCKERGAADACFVAADLTDPAAPAAIMEAAQMLGPVGVLVNNVGGNVGAGFFADSDPASWAGDMDLNFGTLLRMTHAALPGMIARKTGTIVNIGSTAGLVGDYMLPVYSAAKAAVHGFTRVLAKEVGQHGIRVNCVAPYGTVSTDPDAFSQGSRFNRDNGFFTKAFAGTSPEDMAKRARQTVLGRPVADANEVASLAVYLASPRASFITGQVYPVDGGSLL; encoded by the coding sequence ATGGACACAGGACTGGCGGGAACCGTCGCCATCGTCACCGGCGCAACCGCCAATATCGGCCGCGCCATCATCCTGGGCCTTGCAACGGAGGGCGCAGCAGTGATCGCCGTCGGTCGTGACCGGGCGGCAGGCGAGAAGCTCGTCATGCTCTGCAAGGAAAGGGGCGCGGCCGATGCCTGCTTCGTCGCCGCCGACCTGACCGATCCCGCCGCCCCCGCCGCCATCATGGAGGCCGCGCAAATGCTGGGACCGGTCGGCGTGCTGGTCAACAATGTCGGCGGTAATGTCGGCGCTGGCTTTTTCGCGGATTCCGATCCTGCCAGTTGGGCGGGCGACATGGACCTCAACTTTGGCACCCTGCTGCGCATGACCCATGCCGCGCTGCCCGGCATGATCGCCCGCAAGACCGGGACCATCGTCAATATCGGTTCTACTGCGGGGCTTGTCGGCGACTATATGTTGCCCGTCTATTCCGCGGCCAAGGCGGCGGTGCATGGCTTTACCAGAGTGCTTGCCAAGGAAGTCGGCCAGCATGGCATTCGCGTCAACTGCGTCGCCCCCTATGGTACGGTGTCGACCGACCCCGATGCGTTCAGCCAGGGCAGCCGCTTCAACCGCGACAATGGCTTTTTCACCAAGGCTTTTGCTGGAACCAGCCCGGAGGATATGGCGAAACGCGCGCGCCAGACCGTGCTTGGCCGCCCCGTGGCGGATGCGAACGAAGTCGCCTCGCTCGCCGTCTATCTCGCCTCGCCCCGTGCGAGTTTCATCACCGGACAGGTCTATCCAGTGGATGGGGGCAGCCTGCTGTAA